A window from Listeria seeligeri serovar 1/2b str. SLCC3954 encodes these proteins:
- a CDS encoding P-II family nitrogen regulator has translation MLGLTKIEIITRPNRFNLFQKELAKIGVSGLTVTKALGTGLEKGFIELYRGTKKESNIHERMKIEIVVSTVPVEDVLRVVKETLRTGEPGDGKVFIYPLTEVVKISTGETGIDALQDKPQK, from the coding sequence ATGTTAGGGTTAACTAAAATTGAGATTATTACACGTCCAAATCGCTTTAACTTGTTCCAAAAAGAACTTGCCAAAATCGGCGTGAGCGGCTTAACCGTCACAAAAGCGCTTGGAACTGGTTTAGAAAAAGGCTTTATCGAACTTTATCGCGGCACAAAAAAAGAAAGTAATATTCACGAGCGGATGAAAATTGAAATTGTCGTTTCCACTGTCCCGGTTGAAGATGTACTTCGAGTAGTCAAAGAAACACTTCGAACTGGGGAACCCGGAGATGGAAAAGTATTTATTTATCCCTTGACCGAAGTCGTAAAAATTAGTACTGGCGAAACAGGAATTGATGCTTTACAAGATAAACCACAAAAATAA